From the genome of Halobacteriovorax marinus SJ:
TTTTTCTTATCGCCTACTGAAAAAACAGCTTCGCCAACATCTTCCTTCAGCGATTCTAAATCATCTATTTCCTCTAATGTAGATAGATCTAGCGAATTACTCGCTGGAGCTGCATCTTCTTTTAAAATGGAAATATCTGAATCATCCATTAACTCAAGACCGTCTAAGTCTTGCGCCATGGTCGAATGACCAATTACCAGAAGTATTAATAAATTTAGTAACTTCTTTTTCTTCATTATGCCTGCTCAAAAAAATCGTGAAGGATTGAATAATACTTTTGCTTCTTCTTAGAGAGTTTTAATTTCTCACTACAAACGATAAGTCTTCCTAAAACTTTTAGCACTACACCAGAGAAGGCTTCCTTATGAATGATCTCTTCAAAGACTTGCATCGCTAAGTCAAACTCCCCTTGAATGAAGAGTAGCTCGCCAATTTCAAACTTTGCTCTCACCTTAATCTGCCTTACATTAGACTTTTCCAGTTCTTTTAAAATAGTAAGTGATTGATCAAACTTATTTTGAGAACTCAATGCTCTCGCTCTTTCAAGACTTATAATCTGGGCCTCAATCTCCGATGGCGGAACAACCACAGGAGCTACCGTAGCTCTTGAGTCAATAGAGTTCACCTTCTTAGCAATTGGCTCTCCGGAAAAAACATCTACTGTCTCAACAAGATCACTACTCTCTTTAGCCTGGCTAAGTTGATTTACAATTTCTTCTGATGATAATTGAGGAGCCTGTTGCTCTACAGGGACTGGCGTACTCTTGGACTTTGCTAGTAGCTCGTTATACTTTCTTTGTAGTTGTTCGTATTGCTCTTTTGGAACTGATTGAAGCTTCTCACTTCTTTTCTCTTGAGCACTCTCTACAGTCTCATCTCCAAAGAGGCTGCGCTTACTGCTAATCCATGAACACGAAGTAAGTGAAAGAATAAATAATAAAGGTAGAAAACTTTGAATTCCTCGTGTGAATACACGTCTATTCAAGAATTTTTCAGAAATACTTTTCACTTTTCGTCCTCCATGACATATAAGCTCTTAATAATATAGTAATAGAAAATGAAATTGGTGGCAACGCAATGACCAACTTAGATAATAATACCCAAGTTATTCACTTAATTATTAGAGTCCCGAAAGCTGATGCAGCATTTACATACTTCCAATTGGAGGCAAATGAAGGCCTGTGTTTCTACTCGACACTAGAAGATTCGTTAAGGGAAAGCTACCGAGACATTACTATAAAGGCCCATCAGAGTCTTGAGAGCGAAATGCGCTCTGTACTTGACACGCTTAGCAAAAATGTTAGCTTTGAAGTACTACTGGATGAAACGAAAGAGGATTCGCTATGAAAAAACTATTTCTACTTACATTTGTTGCGGCAATATTTTCCGGATGCGGAAGTGTGACTAAGGGAATAGCTCCAGAACTTGAGATTATTCTTACTAAGAAAGGAAGAAATGTTGGTGGAACTGTTGTTTACAACCCTTATGGAATTGAACACCTTACAAAGATGAGAAGAAATAAGGCCATTGCTAGAATGCGCTCTGTATGTCACCCAGCTCCTTATAAAATAGTAAATGAAGAGACATTAGCTCCAGAAGAAAGAAAAGAGAAATACTCTGGAAATATGAAAGTTCTCATGGGCAAGAAGATCAGGTTTATTGATTTTGAGTGCTTTTACCCATACTAAATTCATGTTTTTATATTAATATATAAGTATGAATAAATTTATTTTACTCTATTTACTCCTCACTTTTTCCGCAAATGCACTAGTGGCAAACCTAGCCGTTGAAGACAGTTGGCCACCATACTCAGATGAAAATGGAAAAGGAATTTCAACCAATATTATAAAGGCAGCATTTAAGGCAGTTGATGTAGAAGCAAAGGTCAGTGTCTTCCCCTACGCTAGGGCCCTTCGAGTTGTACAAACTGGAGAATACGATGGCTGCTACAATGTTACCAAACAAGAGAGCACTAAGAAGCTCTTTCACTTTGGTGAAGAACCAATTTTAAAATCGCAAGCTTCTTTCTTTCAACATAGAGAAACTCCTTTGAAGTATGAAGCCATTCATGAGATTCCAAAAGGTACAACTTTAGTTTTAATTAGAGGTTATGAATACGGGGATAACTTCGATAAAATAAAAAATCACTTCAAGTTATTCTACGTTAATAACCAAAAGCAGATTATTAAAATGATTCTAAACAAGAGGGCAACTCTTACAATCATGTTTGATAATGTTGCGAAATATCACCTTAAAGGTAATCCTAGAGCAAAAGAAATCAAGAGAACAATTCCCAATCATATGAGCGATATCTATGTTGGATTTAATTTGAAATCTGCTAAGTCAAAAGCTCTTTCTAAGAAATTAGATGAAGGCCTTAGAATCATAAAGGCCAATGGTGTTTATAATAAACTAGCTCAATTCTAATTATTCACCAGTTTGAACACTCCACAGACTCTTATACATCCCACCTTTGGCAAGTAGCTCTTCGTGAGTTCCGTTTTCAGTGACGACACCTTTTTCTAAAACATAAATTTGATGAGCATGTCTAATTGTTGAAAGCCTATGGGCAATCATTATAGTAGTCTTTTCATTGGTGATCTTATTAAGTGACCTTTGAATCGCTGCTTCTGTTTCATTATCGACAGCGGAAGTCGCTTCATCAAAAATAAAGATTGGAGAATTCTTCATTACGGCCCTGGCAATAGAGATTCTCTGTCTCTGTCCACCAGAGAGCTTCTGCCCCCTCTCTCCTACTAGAGTTTGATAACCATTTGGAAGGGACATTATGAATTCATGAGCTTCTGCCGTTTTGGCCGCCTTAATAATCTCTTCTCTATTTGCATTTTCTATTCCGTAAGCAATATTCTCTTCGACTGTTCCGTGAAAGAGATAATTATCTTGCCCAACATAGGAAATTTTCTTTCTGAGGTCTTGTTGAGAAATTTCAGTCAGTCTATGACTTCCCAACTCGATTGCTCCTTTTGTGCAATCATAGAATCTAAGAAGTAGCTTTACGAGAGTACTTTTTCCAGATCCCGTTGAGCCAACGATAGCAATTGTTTTACCAGAATCAACTTTTATATCTATTCCATTTAAAACGTTAAATCCCTCTTCGTAAGCAAAGCTTATATTATTAAAGTGAATGCTCTCTACTTCCTCATCACTTATTGCATCGCCATCTTTAATACCTAGAGGTGTTTCCATAAGATCAAAAATTCTATTTGCCGAGGCCATCGCTCTTTGAAAGAGATCATATGTTTGACCTAATGAAGTTAAAGGCCAAAGAAGTCTCTGAGTTAAAAATATAAGTACACTATATGAACCAATCTCAAGTGCTCCACTTTGAACTTTATTAGCCCCAACGATCATCGTCATCAGAAATCCACAAAGAATAACCATTCGAATGAGAGGTGAAAAAAGAGAGCTTAACTTAATCGCAGAGAAGTTTGCCATAGCATAGCTAGTACTCTGCTCTTTAATGCGTTTTGCTTCAAAAACCTCAGCACAATAACTTTTAATTGTCGCAATTCCTGCCAAGTTATTATTCAATATACTATTTAAAAGTCCTGCATTATCTCTAACGCTTCGATACCTCTTTTCAATTCTCTTTTGAAAGAAATAAGAACCAAATAAAACCATTGGTACAGGTAGAAATGAGAGAGCTGCAATTAGTGGCGAAAAGTAAAAGAAGATGATTCCAATACTAATGACTGTCGTTGCGACTTGAATAAGAGAATTTGCTCCATCATCAAGAAACCTCTCCAGTTGATTAACATCATCATTCATAATTGAGATCAGATTCCCCGTACTCTTATTTTCGAAGTAACTTAGCTCTAACTTTTGAACATGATTATATGTATCTAGTCTTAAATCATTTTGAACGTTTTGTGCGAGACCTCTCCACTTTACTTTTAATAAATATTCAAAGAATGACTCTAGTACCCAGACCACAATCGTTAGTCCAGCAATAGCATAGATCTGCTCCATCATTGTATGAAAGCCAAAGCCTGCAACAAATGAGTCTTCTTTTTTTACAACAACATCTACAGTCATCCCAATAAGAAGCGGTGGGGCAATATCAAATATTTTATTTAGAATTGAATATATAGTTGCAAGCCAGACTGTTCCTCGTCTGGCCTTCATATATTTCAATAATCTCTTAAGTGGTGTGGTCTCTTCTTTCAAATTAATACTTCAAGTTAACAATTAGTGGAAAGTGATCAGAATATCCTGCTCTTCTATTTGAAGTAGAGTTATGCTCATATCTAAATGGAGTTCCTTTAATAGTTGATCCATAAAGGTATTTTCCCTTACTTCTATATTCATATGTTCTAGTAGCAAATGATGGTGCGTAAATCTGGTAAGAAGCAATATCAATTTCTAGACCAGAGTTATTTGTAAGGTTATTAGTAAAGAAAATTCTATCGAGTAGGTTCCAAGTCATTCCTCTTCCGTAGAAGTAACTTCCTGGAGCCATCTGATCTTTTACATTGTAGCTAATGGACTTATCTTTTTTGAAAGTTGTGTGTAAATCCTTATAGAGGTCGTCTTTATAGAGTACACTTTTGAATGGATGCGGGTAGTTTTCATCGATTGTATTGAAGTCACCCATTGCCATGATATTTTGATTTTTATTCTTCTTTAAAATCTCTTTCGTTCTCTTAGCCAGAGTCTTGGCTGCAATAATTCTTGCCTCTGTAGGGTTAGAAAGCGAAGGCCAGTGATTTACAAAGACAGTTAGCTTTTCTTTTTTACCAATTTGAAATTCCACCTCTAGAATATTTCTAGAAGGTCTGTCCTTAAAGTATTCTCCCTTAAGAACATGTTCTTTCTTAGAAAGAAACTTTACGTCTTCAGTCTCATTCCATAGTACCGCAAGATCAATCCCTCTCTTATCAGGTGAATCCGATACAGCGAACTTCTTATAACCAATGAACTTTGCTAATTGAGAGATAACTCGCTCATTTTCAATTTCAGAAAGTGCTAAGATTGCAGGAAGCTTTCCATCTCTTCTAACCATTTTTGTTATATTTTCAATTTTAACTTCTAAATTATCTTTGGCCCAATCAGTTTCGTGACACTCTTTTTTTCTGTAGCTAGACTTTACCTTATCACAAGCTTCCTTCTTACCTTTTGTTTTTGTTGGAAGAAAAGTCCAATCGTTCTTACCTTCATCGTGAACGATATCAAAAAGGTTTTCAACATTGTAAGACATGATCTCAATTGTCTTTCCAAGACATGGAAGAGAAATAAAAATGGCCATAGAAATTAAGAGTGATTTCAAAGTAAGTCTCCTTGAGGATAAGTTAGCTTCTTTTAGCAAAATCGAGACTCTTTTTCTAGAATTCTTATGTTAAAGTTTGATTATTCCGTAGAAAAAAATAGGAAAGAGGCGAAGAAATCGCCTCTTAATTTCAATTACTTAAGGTTTTCCTTAATCCAATTCATAACATCGTCATGGTGGGTCTTAGTCTTAACCTTGTCCATCACATGCTTAAGACGCCCGTCTTTACCAATAATGAATGTTGTTCTTAGAATCCCCATATATTCCTTGCCCATAAATTTCTTAAGTCCCCAGCAACCATATTTTTCAGCAAATTTGTGCTCAGGATCAGAAAGGAGATCAAAGTTTAGCTCATCTCTTTCAATAAACTTCACAAGTCTCTTTTCTTCGTCTGGAGAAACTCCAAGAACCACTGTATCAAGTTTCTTAAGTGGATTCTTACTATCGCGAATACCGCATGCCTGAACAGTACATCCAGGAGTCATTGCTTTTGGGTAAAAGTAAAGGACAACATTCTTTTTTCCCTTAAAGTCTTTTAGAGAAACTTTCTCTCCATCTTGATTTACCATTGTAAATGCTGGTGCTAAATTTCCTACTTTTGGAAATGACATAAACTCTCCTTACCATTTATTTCTAAGTTCTCGCAGTCGCAAGAACACTTCTTTTTCGGATTCTACATTACCACTAAGGCCACTGACAATTTCTTCGTTGCCTAGTCTAAAGAAAGCATTGAATGATTTTTCATCAGCGATATTGAAGACAAACTTTGTCGAGTCTCCCGCCTTAACTTTCTTAAGCCACTGACACGCACACTTATTTCCCGGCTCTCTATTCAGAGTAAACTCTAGATTATTTTCAATATAGTCATGCCCTGGATAAATAATAACATCGCCATCTAAAGTGTGAAATTGTTCGCTAATAGTTTTATAGAGAACTTCGGGATTTCCTCCATTGTGACAATTCCCAACCCCTGCATTAAAAAGCGTATCTCCAGTGAATACGGCCTTAACACTCTCACCTTGTATATACTTGAGACATAGGTGTGCAAATGTGTGCCCAGGAGTGTCCATTACTTCCAAAAAACCTCCGCGAACCTCTACCCTATCTCCCAAGGAGAGATAGGTGTCCACACCTGGAATTTTCCCCAACGCATTTTCGTGAGCATAGACTTTTGCCCCAGTCGCTTGGACAACTCCCTCGTTTCCACAGAAATGATCTAGGTGCTCATGAGTATTGATGATTGCGTCTATCTCCAAGTTCTTACTCGCCGCAAACTCAAGCATTTGATTCGCGTCAAAAGGGTCAACACAAATGGCCTTGCCATTTTCCTCTTCAATTAAATAAGAAAAATTTCTAAGGGGACTAAAAGTATAGATTTGATGGATATGCACTTTGACACCTATTTTTAAAATTGAGTAATATCTATAAGTTAATTCGTAAACACAATCACTGAGGACATCTATGCAAGCTGCTGAAGTCGTTACAAAAGCCTTCTTATTTTTCTTATTTACAAAATCTCTTATTGAATCTTACCTCGATAATAGAAATAGAAAACATATTTTGGCCAATAGAAATTCTGTACCAGAAAAGTTTCAGGATCAAATAACACTAGAAGATCATCAAAAGGCGGCCGATTACTCGATTGCTAAGATTAAAGTTTCAAAAGTTTTTAATTTTATAGAATTAGTCATTCTTCTTATTTGGACACTTGGTGGTGGTATCGAGGCACTAGACAAACTTTCAAAAACGCTAAACTATAGTGAGCTTACAACAGGAGTGATCTTCTTTGCCATCTATATGTTTATCAGCTTACTACTGGGACTTCCGCAGTCAATTTACTCTACATTTGTACTAGAAGAGAAGTTTGGCTTTAATAAGACGACACCAAAAACTTTTATCTTAGATCTAGTAAAAGGTTTAATCCTTGGTGCACTAATAGGAATGCCAATCATCTACGCTATTCTTTGGATCATGAATGCACTAGGAACTTACTGGTGGGTTTATGCCTGGGCATTTCTAACTCTTACGCAATTTGTAATCATCTGGGCCTACCCTCGCTTTATCGCTCCTCTCTTTAATAAGTTTTCAAAATTAGAAGACGGAGAAGTAAAGGATAAAGTTGAGCAACTTTTAAATAAGACTGGCTTTGAAAGTAATGGTCTCTTTGTCATGGATGCAAGTATTAGAAGCAGCCATGGAAATGCATACTTCACAGGCTTTGGAAAAAATAAGAGAATTGTTTTCTTTGATACACTTATTAAGAACCTAAGTGCTGATGAAGTGACAGCAGTTCTTGCTCATGAGTTAGGACACTTTAAGAAAAGACATATTATCAAAGGACTAGCGAAGTCTATTATTTTGAGCTTCATCGGCTTTTCAATTCTAGGTTACTTGGCAGACTGGCTTCCATTCTTTACTGGTCATGGTGTTCAAACACCAAGTACTCACGCTGCTCTACTTCTCTTTATGATGGTATCAGGAATTTATACTTTCATTCTCATTCCAATAAATGCAATGACTTCTAGAAAGTATGAATTTGAAGCAGATGAGTTTGCGAGCCAATACGCTAATGCAAAAGACTTAATCACTGCGCTGGTAAAACTCTATAAACACAACGCCAGCACTTTAACTCCAGACCCAGGGTACAGTAAATTCTATCACTCTCACCCTCCGGCACTAACTCGAGTTAAGCACTTAGAGTCCCTTATAAAAGGATAATAATCTCTAGGAGTTGGTCGACTTTTGACACCAGCTCCTATTTTTTCCTTGTCAGATTATTTCAATTTCTTACATCAAATCTCTAAGTTACCGAAACACCGTGTCAACAAATTATATCTACAAAAAAGTATTTTGACACGTTGAGATATCCATCGCATTTTAGGGGTATAGAATTATTTCTGTGAGAGGGAATTATGAAATTTTTAATGACTTGTTTTTTTCTATTAACTTTTATCTCTAACCTAAGTGCGGCAGAGAGTAACCAAAAGCAGAGACCATTTAACGATGAAGGTCCTATTTGCAAAGAAGGTTGCGGAAACCCTGATAGATTAAGAGCTGTGTCTCCGTATATTATTTTAACTAAAGATACTGCACCAAAGCCTCCATTTAATGATGAAGGACCAGGTGGAAAGAAAGGTTAATTTCTTACTTTAAGGCTACTCCTTCTATAGCGAGTAGCTTCTCTTTTAATTTCAATCCCCCAGCATATCCACCTAATTCACCATTTGCTCTTATTACTCTGTGACATGGAATAATAATTGGAATCTTATTTCTATTATTGGCACCACCCACGGCCCTTTGACCTCCGGCGACTTTTAACTTCTTTGCAATTTCTCCATAGCTTGTGACACTTCCGTGCTTAATCTTAAGAAGCTCTCTCCAAACTTTCTTTTGAAAGTCTGTTCCTACAATATCTAATTTAATATTGAACTCTCTTCTCTTGCCTTCAGAGAATTCATTTAATTGCTTTGTTAAATCTGCAAGAAAGGTCTTATCCTTTTGCTTATCATCTACTTTGCTAGGAATTGAAAATGAGAGTAGACTTAAGCCTTGATCACTATATTGAATATAGAATTTTCCAAGTTTTGTTTTTAGGATAGCTTCCATGAGTAAAATCTCCGTTATAGATTGTGCAGTCGAAACACTAACAAATAATTGCTTTAATAGACTAGTGGATAATTTAGAAATTGCCCTTAGATTTCACTGCCCCTCAATGTTTGGAATGGATAGCCTTAAAGGTGATGACTCCTCTGCCTATATTGTCTTTGGAAGTTATTCAAATATTGAAGATAGACTTGAGTGGCACAAAGACCTTGCCCAATTTCTAGATGAGAAGTTGAAGTCTGGCATTCCTGTCCTAGGCATCTGTTTTGGTCATCAACTTATGGCCGATTACTATGGCTCGGATATTGAGAGAAATGAAAACTCTCAATATTTTCAAGGAGTAAGAAAAGTCAGCTTAGAGAATAATCGCTCCATGTCTTTTTTCGTGGCTCACAATTTTCAAATCAAGAAAATTGCAAATTGCTTTAACACTCTTGGAAGCTCCAATGATTGTGCTCATGAAATTATTCAACACAAGGAATACCCTTTTACAGGAATTCAAGGCCATCCAGAGGCTTCCACGCACTTTGTAAATGATACTTTAAAAGATATTCATATAGAACAAATTGAGTCTAGAAAGGCTTCCCTCGATGGAATCACTTTTATTAAAGACTTTCTAGACCAATACAATTTACTTTAATGGAAAAGTTAAGCAGAACTCCTTAAGTTCTTCTTCAACTTCCTTACTAAAAGCATTCAACATATTAGAGTCAATATCTAACTCTGCAATAGAGTCGCCGTAAGAATTTTTCAATGGGATAATTAACTCTGACTTCGTCTTTAAGCTGCAAGCGATGTGACGACTATCTTCATTTACATCACCAATATTTACAACTCTCTCTTCTCTAAGAGCAAGGCCACATAATCCTTCAGATATAGGAATCTTCACATGATCGGTAGACTCACCAATATATGGCCCAAGTAGTAAGTCGCTAGACTTCTCTCCACTGATATACTCACTCTTATAGTAGATACCAATCCAATCAGCTAGTTTTGATATTTTATTTCTTGCCTCAATTATCCACTTATAAACTTCAATATTATAAATGAGCTCACGATCATCTGCTCCACCTCTTAAAACAGGAGCAAGCATCTTTGTGAGTTCATCCAAGATAAGAGATTCTCTCTCTTCAATCTTTACATTCATTGGCACCTTAAGTTGTAAGGCCCCAATAACTTTTCCAAGATACTCAATTGGAAGCATTAATTCTTTTTTCTTAACCGCTTTCTTTTCTTTAAAATTTAAAACACCGAGAGCGTTGTCAGTTGAAGAAATTAGCTTTAAATCATCTTCGATTTGTATGTAAACGGCTAGAGAGTAATCTACATCTAAAACTTGTAATAAGAAATGATTCTTAATTTCTGTATATATATCCATTGCTAGCCTCTAATTAAGTACTGATAATAAAGAATCTTTTAAGAACTTAAAGTATGGAGTCCTATACTTCTCTATTTCATTATGTGTTTCGTGGTAAGCACCTTCTATCTTCTCAACCTTAAAGCTTTTATCAACAAGTTCTAAGTAACTCTCAAGTTTAGGAATACTTACTACCCTGTCCTCTGTCCCATAAGAGATAAAAGACGGACAAGTAATTCTAAGAGGTCTTGAGAAGACTTCCTTTGAAGCCTTCACCATTTCAAAGAGAAGCTTGGAGTGTGGCTTTAAAATATTAAACTCGTCTTCAATATAATTTTCCTTCACTCTATTATCGTGAGAGAGATAGTCTAAATCAACCAAGCCTCCAAGCTTTAGAGAGAATGGAAGTGATGTTAACTTATTTACAAACCCCAAAGGAGATATATTCATAATCTCACCTAGGGCTCCAGGAAAACCAGCAGGAGGAGCATTTAAAAAGACTGCATCTGGATAATTTTCAGCATCTGCTAAATTTTGCATATATCCAGCTGTGATAAGAGCGCCCATCGAGTGACCAAAGAGACAGAAACTTTCCATCTTATATGACTTCTTTAAAAAGAGAATGACTTCCTTTAAATCACTAAAGAAATCAGAGAAGTTATCTACATAACCTTTCTTTAGCCCCTGACTTCTACCATGTCCTCTAATATCATATTTTAAAATATTAAAACTACTTCCAAATAATTCGTCGATATAACTATGACGATTTAAGTGCTCTCCAATTCCATGAGTTACAATCAACCACTTCTTCTTGCCACTTTCTGAGATTTCTAAATGCAGCTCTTTACCATCAATTGTCTTTAAAAACTTATAATCACGAATCACTTTAACTCCTTTAAAACTAAGGTAATGATAACTTATTTTATTCATAATTTCACTTTGAGATTTTTTCACTTTCGCTTAGAATAGTTGGATGTACTGTCCAAAATGTTTAAATAATACCCTAGCAATTAACTCTCGTGGAGTCGTTCATCTCATGATAAATGGGAAGAAAATGGATTCAGGAAGGTTTCTCTTTAACTTTGGAGAAATGACTTCTGCAGAGTTCTTACAGGCCTTCACAGAGAAGATCGAAAGTTTCTTCAAGTGGTATTCAAATTTTCAAAACCAAGATCCCATTGCTGTTGTTGAGCTCTACACAAGTGATCTAACCTGTGAAGACGGTTGCCCTATTCCAATTGAGCACTATGTCTCAGTTATTGATATTTTAATCAAAAAAGATACGCTCTTAAAAATTCTCTCTTCTCAAGCAGAGAAGTTTAATATGACTATCGAATTAAACCCTGAAGCCAATTGAATATCTTTATTTTCGGATCACTTTTAAGCCAGGAAGTTTTAGATATTGTAATAAACTCACAGGCCATTAATTTAGAGACGATTCCCTCCAAAATAATTAATAATTACAAAGCCCAATATGTACTTGGAGAAGACTACCCTCTTCTAATGAAAGAAACTGGATCACAGACAATTGGAAAAATAATCCAAATTCATGACGAACTTCAATTGCTACGTCTTAAATACTATGAAGGAGAAGAGAACCCTCTCCTTCTATTAGAAGGAGAGGAATCGCTCTATGCTTTTATTGCGGATGCCACTCTAGAGCCAAGCACAAGAGAGTGGTCCTTTATGGATTGGTATCAATCAAGTAAACATCAGGAATTTCTAATGAAGGTTGAATCCTTTATGAATACCTATAATTCTAAAACCAAAACCCCTTGGTAATAATTATTCTTTTGATGAATCTGCTGCGCTATCTAGTTGCTCAGAGTACTTTTCCAACTTCCTCTGCGCCATTTCTTCAAACTCTTTTTCCATATCTTCTGATAGCTCAATCTCGAGTTTAGTATTAGTCATATCTCCTCCCCAAAGTCAGACTAAAATCAATCTTTAAATTAAAATCAAGATTAGCACGATGCTAGATTTTACGGATTTTCGAGGCATTAGATCTACTAAGTTTTGGCCAACCTTCAGAAACAAATGCTATTTAAAAATGTTAAAATATGCTCACAATCCCTAGATTTTACACAGAAGTTCAAGCCCCTATAGTACATTAGTCCAGACTCAGAAAGTGGTCACTTTTAACCTTA
Proteins encoded in this window:
- a CDS encoding alpha/beta fold hydrolase produces the protein MIRDYKFLKTIDGKELHLEISESGKKKWLIVTHGIGEHLNRHSYIDELFGSSFNILKYDIRGHGRSQGLKKGYVDNFSDFFSDLKEVILFLKKSYKMESFCLFGHSMGALITAGYMQNLADAENYPDAVFLNAPPAGFPGALGEIMNISPLGFVNKLTSLPFSLKLGGLVDLDYLSHDNRVKENYIEDEFNILKPHSKLLFEMVKASKEVFSRPLRITCPSFISYGTEDRVVSIPKLESYLELVDKSFKVEKIEGAYHETHNEIEKYRTPYFKFLKDSLLSVLN
- a CDS encoding gamma-glutamylcyclotransferase, whose protein sequence is MNIFIFGSLLSQEVLDIVINSQAINLETIPSKIINNYKAQYVLGEDYPLLMKETGSQTIGKIIQIHDELQLLRLKYYEGEENPLLLLEGEESLYAFIADATLEPSTREWSFMDWYQSSKHQEFLMKVESFMNTYNSKTKTPW